The DNA region TGAACAGCGGCGCCTCGCTGACGTCGGGCATCCGGCGGGCGACCCGGGTCCAGTCGTCGTCCGTCATGGAGCCGGAGCGCATGTGGTGCAGCGCCACCCGGGCCTCGGCGGAGAGCAGGCGCATGGCGATCTCGTTGCGGCCCATTTCGAGCGAGAAGATCACGCTCGGCAGCTTGTGGTGGATCGAGCAGGCCCGGGCGAAGTCCAGCGCCAGGGTGGACTTTCCCATCGCGGGACGGGCCGCGATGACGATCATCTGGCCGGGGTGCAGGCCGTTGGTCAGGGCGTCGAAGTCGGCGAAGCCGGTCGGCACTCCGGACATCTGGCCGTTGCGGGAGCCGATCGACTCGATCTCGTCGAGGGCGCCCTCCATGATGTCGGCGAGCGGCGCGTAGTCCTCGTTGGTGCGCTGCTCGGTGACGGCGTAGATCTCCGCCTGGGCGGCGTTGACGATCTCGTCGACGTCGCCCTCGGCGGCGTACCCCATGCCGGCGATCCGGGTACCGGCCTCGACCAGCCGGCGCAGCACCGCGCGCTCGTGGACGATCTCGGCGTAGTACTCGGCGTTGGCGGCGGTCGGGACGGAGTTGACCAGGGTGTGCAGGTAGCCGGGGCCGCCGACCCGCTGGAGCTCGCCGCGCTTGGTGAGCTCCCCGGCCACGGTGATCGGGTCGGCCGGCTCGCCGCGGGCGTAGAGGTCGAGGATCGCGCCGTGGATCAGCTCGTGCGCGGGCCGGTAGTAGTCGGCCGGCTTGAGCACCTCGACCACGTCGGCGATGGCGTCCTTGGAGAGCAGCATGCCGCCGAGGACGGACTGCTCGGCGGCGAGGTCCTGCGGGGGGACCCGCTCGAAGCCGTCGAGGCCGCCCTCGGCACGCTCGTCCTCGCCGTTCTGCCGCCGCTTGCCGCCGTCGCGCTGGAAGCCGCCGGAACCCCCGGACCCGCCGCCCTTGCCGCCCTTCTGGAAGCCGCCGGAGCCGCCCTGGCCCTGTCCGTCGCCGCGCGCGCGGGAGACCGGCAGCCGGTCCCCGGGGCCGTCCGGGAACGGGGCGTCGGCGAAGGCGCCGACGGGGAAGGGATCGTCGGCGGTCTGCCAGTCGTCCTCCGGCGGCGGGGCGTCGTGGTCGTCGTACTGGGGGCCGGTCACGCGTGTTCCCCGATCAGCGAGTGGTGCGAGTTGGAGCGGTCCTTGCCGGTGGCCGGCTGCGGCGGAGCCCGGTTTCCGCGCCACCGCATTTCTACGCCACCGCACCGACAAATCGGACGCCGGAGCGGGTGGGAGTGTCGGGCGGAGGGCCCACGCTAAGGCGCCGGGAGCCCTTCAGCCAAGGCGGTTATCCACAGGGGGTGTGGACGAGCGGCCCACGACTGTGGAGAAGTGCCGCAAACCTGTGGACGCCCCTGTGGAAAGCCCTGTGGATAACCAGACCATCGATCCACCGTCAACCCGCTGACCTGCGATTCCCCCGTCCCGGGGCTGTGCATGAGAAATTCTTCACACACAGCCGGGTGGCGGTGGACACAGACGCGGACGCCCCGGTCGCTCACACTTCCGAGTAAGTGATGAATACCCCTGGCACCTCTTACCTGTGGATGAGTAGCCTTGACCCCATGACCCTCACCACCGACCGCCGCCGGCACGACCGGGAGATCCTCGCCCTGGCCGTCCCGGCCTTCGGCGCCCTGGTCGCCGAGCCGCTCTTCCTGATGGCCGACTCGGCCGTCGTGGGCCACCTCGGCACCGCGCAGCTGGCCGGTGTCGGCGTCGCCTCGGCCGCGCTCACCACCGCCACCGGGGTCTTCGTCTTCCTCGCCTACGCCACCACCGCCGCGGTCGCCCGCCGGATCGGCGCCGGGGACCGCCGGGCCGCGGTCCAGCAGGGCATCGACGGCATCTGGCTCGCGCTGCTGCTCTCCGCCGGGGTGGTCGTGCTGACCCTGCTGCTCGCCCCCTGGACGGCGGAGCTGCTGGGCGCCTCCCCGACGGCCGCCCCGTACGCGGTGACCTACCTGCGGATCAGTGCGCTGGGCATCCCGGCGGTCCTGATGGTGATGGCCGCCACCGGCGTGCTGCGCGGCCTCCAGGACACCCGGACGCCGCTGCTGGTGGCCGTCGTCGGGTTCACCGCCAACC from Kitasatospora sp. NBC_00458 includes:
- the dnaB gene encoding replicative DNA helicase translates to MPVSRARGDGQGQGGSGGFQKGGKGGGSGGSGGFQRDGGKRRQNGEDERAEGGLDGFERVPPQDLAAEQSVLGGMLLSKDAIADVVEVLKPADYYRPAHELIHGAILDLYARGEPADPITVAGELTKRGELQRVGGPGYLHTLVNSVPTAANAEYYAEIVHERAVLRRLVEAGTRIAGMGYAAEGDVDEIVNAAQAEIYAVTEQRTNEDYAPLADIMEGALDEIESIGSRNGQMSGVPTGFADFDALTNGLHPGQMIVIAARPAMGKSTLALDFARACSIHHKLPSVIFSLEMGRNEIAMRLLSAEARVALHHMRSGSMTDDDWTRVARRMPDVSEAPLFIDDSPNLSMMEIRAKCRRLKQRNDIKLVVIDYLQLMQSGGSRRAENRQQEVSDMSRNLKLLAKELEVPVIALSQLNRGPEQRTDKRPMVSDLRESGSIEQDADMVILLHREDAYEKESPRAGEADLIVAKHRNGPTATITVAFQGHYSRFVDMTRD